The following proteins are co-located in the Methanobrevibacter sp. genome:
- a CDS encoding sulfite exporter TauE/SafE family protein — protein MFPIEYFIGLILIGICAGFASGLLGVGGGFLIVPLQYFLLKYIGVEPDLAMLISLGTSLAIIIPTSLSGAYRHTRKLDNIIQPGIRLGVFGIIGSALGGFVASMLPSRILEIIFGCLLLFITVNNIVNINKEREDAKIPFNMISIGIIGLVVGFSSGLLGVGGGVFLIAILTALLGFSMIEAIGTSSIFISLTAIGGFLSYIVSGWGVSTFPYSIGYVSIINFALIACFSVPLASIGAKYAHKVPQKKLKIVFSILVLYMALKMLGVLP, from the coding sequence ATGTTTCCAATAGAATATTTCATAGGATTAATCTTAATTGGTATATGTGCAGGGTTCGCATCAGGACTTTTAGGCGTTGGAGGCGGATTTTTAATAGTTCCACTTCAATACTTTTTATTAAAGTACATAGGTGTTGAACCGGATTTGGCAATGTTAATTTCATTGGGTACCAGTTTGGCCATTATCATTCCAACATCCCTTAGCGGAGCCTACAGGCACACCCGTAAATTGGATAACATTATACAACCCGGAATTCGTTTAGGAGTTTTTGGAATAATTGGAAGTGCTTTAGGAGGATTTGTTGCATCAATGCTGCCGTCAAGAATTTTGGAAATAATATTCGGATGCCTATTGCTGTTTATAACAGTTAACAATATAGTCAATATCAATAAAGAAAGGGAAGATGCAAAAATTCCCTTCAACATGATTTCAATAGGCATAATTGGTCTGGTAGTGGGATTTTCATCAGGACTTTTGGGCGTTGGTGGAGGCGTATTCTTAATAGCCATTTTAACCGCACTTCTAGGTTTTTCAATGATAGAAGCTATTGGAACATCTTCCATATTCATAAGCTTAACAGCAATCGGAGGATTCTTGTCCTACATCGTTTCAGGATGGGGAGTTTCCACATTTCCATATTCGATAGGGTATGTGAGCATTATTAACTTTGCATTAATAGCATGTTTTTCAGTCCCATTAGCGTCAATTGGTGCAAAATATGCTCATAAGGTGCCTCAAAAGAAACTGAAAATTGTATTTTCAATATTGGTATTATACATGGCATTAAAGATGCTTGGAGTTTTACCTTAA